The following proteins come from a genomic window of Achromobacter deleyi:
- a CDS encoding GNAT family N-acetyltransferase, producing MSPHSLALQAATEDDLPFLLSLRKATMTEHLARAGAPQDDAHHLARIRHHFDDAQIVWLHGRPAGLFKTFRDPAGWRVVQIQIDPAFQGQGLGRRLLAGLLRQADDEGAPVTLSVLKGNPARRLYESLGFTPVEETALEIEMRYEPAPHPRGHA from the coding sequence ATGAGCCCCCATTCCCTGGCGCTGCAAGCCGCCACCGAAGACGACCTGCCGTTCCTGCTGTCGCTGCGCAAGGCGACCATGACCGAACACCTGGCCCGCGCCGGCGCGCCGCAGGACGACGCGCATCACCTGGCGCGCATCCGCCACCACTTCGACGACGCCCAGATCGTCTGGCTGCACGGCCGCCCGGCCGGCCTGTTCAAGACCTTCCGCGACCCGGCCGGCTGGCGCGTCGTGCAGATCCAGATCGACCCGGCCTTCCAGGGCCAGGGGCTGGGCCGGCGCCTGCTGGCGGGCCTGCTGCGGCAGGCGGACGACGAAGGCGCCCCGGTCACCCTGTCCGTCCTGAAGGGCAACCCCGCCCGCCGGCTCTACGAGTCGCTGGGCTTCACCCCCGTGGAGGAGACCGCCCTGGAAATAGAAATGCGCTACGAACCCGCCCCGCACCCCCGCGGCCACGCCTGA
- a CDS encoding DUF1501 domain-containing protein has translation MKADRREFLLRACALGATHAAAPLALNLAALGAAAAQSAPPGDYKALVCVFLYGGNDPFNTLVPFDAPAYRAYAAARTDIALRRDALAATALRGKAPAAAGAQFALAPALAPLAPLFERGEMAVVLNVGPLVVPTSKAEYIGARVPLPPKLFSHNDQQSYWQALAPEGASSGWAGRLTDLYADINAQRSFTGITAGGSTVLLAGRHVAGYRVGVNGSTRIELLTRDMYGSSACTALLRQLITQPREHLMEREMSRIAAQSIDADARLRAALSGVAVPGDFDSPLAQQLKIVARIIAARQALGARRQVFFVSQNGYDNHTGLNDTHPALLKELGQALAVFQEALAGLGVARQVTTFTASEFGRTLGSNGNGSDHGWGAHHFVLGGAVDGGRILGTHPAIAPDGPGFVDNGRLLPTLAVEQLGAALGGWFGASADDLRLVFPNLRHFDAAPLALFTAPRGSSTPAAST, from the coding sequence ATGAAGGCCGACCGCCGCGAATTCCTGCTGCGCGCCTGCGCCCTGGGGGCCACGCACGCCGCCGCGCCGCTGGCGCTGAACCTGGCGGCGCTGGGCGCGGCGGCGGCGCAATCCGCGCCGCCCGGCGACTACAAGGCGCTGGTGTGCGTGTTCCTGTATGGCGGCAACGATCCGTTCAACACGCTGGTGCCGTTCGATGCGCCGGCCTACCGCGCCTATGCCGCGGCGCGCACCGACATCGCCTTGCGGCGCGACGCGCTGGCGGCCACCGCGCTGCGCGGCAAGGCACCCGCCGCCGCCGGCGCCCAATTCGCGCTGGCCCCGGCCCTGGCACCGCTGGCGCCGCTGTTCGAGCGCGGCGAGATGGCGGTGGTGCTGAACGTCGGCCCGCTGGTGGTGCCCACCAGCAAGGCGGAATATATCGGCGCGCGCGTGCCGCTGCCGCCCAAGCTGTTCTCGCACAACGACCAGCAGTCGTACTGGCAGGCGCTGGCGCCGGAAGGCGCCTCATCCGGCTGGGCCGGACGGCTGACGGACCTGTACGCCGACATCAACGCGCAGCGCAGCTTCACCGGCATCACCGCGGGCGGCAGCACCGTGCTGCTGGCGGGCCGCCACGTGGCCGGCTACCGGGTCGGCGTGAACGGCTCGACCCGCATCGAGCTGCTGACGCGCGACATGTACGGATCCAGCGCCTGCACCGCGCTGCTGCGCCAGCTGATCACGCAACCGCGCGAGCACCTGATGGAGCGCGAGATGTCGCGCATCGCGGCGCAGTCGATCGACGCCGATGCGCGGTTGCGGGCGGCGCTGTCGGGCGTGGCGGTGCCGGGCGATTTCGACTCGCCGCTGGCACAGCAGCTCAAGATCGTGGCGCGCATCATCGCCGCGCGCCAGGCGCTGGGCGCGCGCCGCCAGGTGTTCTTCGTCTCGCAGAACGGCTACGACAACCACACCGGCCTGAACGACACCCATCCCGCCCTGCTCAAGGAACTGGGCCAGGCGCTGGCCGTCTTCCAGGAAGCCCTGGCGGGCCTGGGCGTGGCGCGCCAGGTCACCACCTTCACCGCCTCGGAATTCGGCCGCACGCTGGGATCGAACGGCAACGGTTCGGACCATGGCTGGGGCGCGCATCATTTCGTGCTGGGCGGCGCCGTCGATGGCGGCCGCATCCTCGGCACGCATCCGGCCATCGCGCCGGATGGCCCGGGCTTCGTCGACAACGGCCGGCTGCTGCCGACGCTGGCGGTGGAACAGCTGGGCGCGGCGCTGGGCGGCTGGTTCGGCGCCAGCGCGGACGATCTGCGGCTGGTGTTTCCGAACCTGCGCCATTTCGACGCCGCGCCGCTGGCGCTGTTCACAGCGCCGCGTGGATCGTCGACGCCAGCCGCTTCCACTTGA
- a CDS encoding LysR family transcriptional regulator encodes MARINFDLQELQAFVAVAERASFRAAAEDLNLSQPALSRRIDKLEDLLGARLLERTTRRVSLTHVGRIFLERARGAIDELERAVLSIGDLAAQRGGLVTVACVPSVAYYFLPAIIHDYAERFPRIRVRIIDETAHTVLNSVVTGRADFGISFFGTQEPDVDFKAVLREDFVLAVHRDHPLAARRSVSWEELSQERFMTVAKESGNRLLIDDALAKSGKRTVSAFEVSHVMTLLGLVEAGLGVAAVPQLAMPPAGHPTLAGIKLEHPRVTRSLGLISRRGRPLAPAAQQLYNLIHQAGKSAKRGPLKQPEAAP; translated from the coding sequence ATGGCACGCATCAATTTCGATTTGCAGGAATTGCAGGCCTTCGTGGCCGTGGCCGAACGCGCCAGTTTCCGCGCCGCGGCCGAAGACCTGAACCTGTCGCAGCCGGCGCTGAGCCGCCGCATCGACAAGCTGGAGGACCTGCTGGGCGCGCGCCTGCTGGAACGCACCACCCGCCGGGTGTCCCTGACCCACGTCGGCCGCATCTTCCTGGAGCGGGCCCGCGGCGCCATCGACGAACTGGAGCGCGCGGTGCTCAGCATCGGCGACCTGGCGGCGCAGCGCGGCGGGCTGGTGACCGTGGCCTGCGTGCCGTCGGTGGCCTATTACTTCCTGCCCGCCATCATTCACGACTACGCCGAGCGCTTTCCGCGGATACGGGTCCGCATCATCGACGAGACCGCCCACACCGTGCTCAACAGCGTGGTCACCGGCCGCGCCGACTTCGGCATCAGCTTTTTTGGCACCCAGGAGCCGGACGTGGATTTCAAGGCGGTGCTGCGCGAGGACTTCGTGCTGGCGGTGCACCGCGACCATCCGCTGGCCGCGCGCCGCAGCGTATCGTGGGAGGAGCTGTCGCAGGAACGCTTCATGACCGTGGCCAAGGAAAGCGGCAACCGCCTGCTGATCGACGACGCCCTGGCCAAGAGCGGCAAGCGCACCGTCAGCGCCTTCGAGGTCAGCCACGTCATGACCCTGCTGGGCCTGGTGGAAGCCGGCCTGGGCGTGGCGGCGGTGCCCCAGCTAGCGATGCCGCCGGCCGGCCACCCCACCCTGGCGGGCATCAAGCTGGAGCATCCGCGCGTCACCCGCAGCCTGGGTTTGATCTCGCGCAGGGGCCGCCCCCTGGCGCCAGCGGCGCAACAGCTCTATAACCTCATCCACCAGGCCGGCAAAAGCGCCAAGCGTGGTCCCCTCAAGCAACCTGAAGCCGCACCATGA
- the uca gene encoding urea carboxylase → MFDTVLIANRGEIAVRAIRTLKRLGIRSVAVYSDPDRNAAHVREADVAVALGGEKAVDSYLRTDLLLAAAREHGAQAIYPGYGFLSESAEFAEACEAAGIAFVGPTPLQIREFGLKHRSRELAAEAGVPMTPGTGLLASLGEALTQAERIGYPVMLKSTAGGGGIGLSRCDNEAELTVAFDSVQRMGEHFFRDGGAFIERYVDNARHVEVQIFGDGAGRVLALGERDCSVQRRNQKVIEETPAPHLPAATRAALLAAAVKLGESVAYRSAGTVEFIYDPARDSFYFLEVNTRLQVEHPVTEAVTGLDLIECMLRVAAGEPLDLAAMSRAPQGASIEVRLYAEDPLRQFQPSPGVLTEVHFPAGVRLDGWVETGTEVPAFYDPMLAKLIVHADTREAALDKLADALAHTRLHGIATNLDYLRQIVADARFRAGQLSTRFLEGFTYRPAAIEVLEAGTYTSVQDYPGRTGYWDIGVPPSGPMDDYAFRLANRIVGNAPDAAGIEATLVGPTLRFHGDAIVALTGAECAATLDGEPVPMWRPVTVRSGQVLATGRALSGCRTYLAVRNGLDVPVYLGSRSTFALGQFGGHAGRTLRVGDMLPLVRPDLPAANAEPPVSAPQAAPAELIPAYGNTWEIGVLYGPHGAPDFFRPEAIEAFFAADWEVHYNSNRLGVRLTGPKPTWARENGGEAGLHPSNIHDCEYAIGSINFTGDSPVILTRDGPSLGGFVCPVTIARAELWKVGQVKPGDRIRFVRIDYAEAVAREAAQDSSVARLQAVAPRATAPAAPPATASETIIAALPATGSRPSVSYRQAGDGYLLLEYGDNVLDLALRMRIHLLMEALAAQPIDGVRELSPGVRSLQIRYDSRVILQQALIARLLEIESQLADVATLKVPTRVVYLPMAFEDSATLGAVQRYQETVRASAPWLPNNVDFIQRINGLASREDVRRIVFDASYLIMGLGDVYLGAPCAVPIDPRHRLLTSKYNPARTFTAEGTVGIGGVYMCIYGMDSPGGYQLVGRTLPIWNKFLKNPVFQDGKPWLLRFFDQVRFYPVSEAELDTLREDFREGRATVRIEEEVFDFAAHQRFLAGEADSIGAFQARQKTAFDAEVALWKHEDVAVAPVEAAPETETALREGERLVSADMCGNVWKIPVQVGQSVAAGDTLVVVEAMKMELSVIAPVSGTVTAIRCVPGKPVNAGDALLVLAEDATCPVT, encoded by the coding sequence GTGTTCGATACCGTCCTGATCGCCAACCGTGGCGAAATCGCCGTCCGCGCCATCCGTACCCTGAAACGCCTGGGCATCCGCAGCGTTGCCGTGTATTCCGATCCCGACCGCAACGCGGCCCATGTGCGCGAGGCCGACGTGGCCGTGGCGCTGGGCGGCGAGAAGGCCGTCGACAGCTATCTGCGCACCGACCTGCTGCTGGCGGCCGCGCGCGAGCATGGCGCCCAGGCCATCTACCCCGGCTATGGCTTCCTGTCGGAAAGCGCCGAGTTCGCCGAAGCGTGCGAGGCCGCCGGCATCGCCTTCGTCGGCCCCACGCCGTTGCAGATCCGCGAGTTCGGCCTGAAGCACCGTTCGCGCGAACTGGCGGCCGAAGCCGGCGTGCCGATGACCCCTGGCACGGGCCTGCTGGCCAGCCTGGGCGAGGCGCTGACGCAGGCCGAGCGCATCGGCTATCCGGTGATGCTCAAGAGCACCGCGGGCGGCGGCGGCATCGGCCTGTCGCGTTGCGACAACGAGGCCGAGCTGACGGTGGCGTTCGACAGCGTGCAGCGCATGGGCGAGCATTTCTTCCGCGACGGCGGCGCGTTCATCGAGCGCTATGTGGACAACGCCCGCCACGTCGAGGTGCAGATCTTCGGCGACGGCGCCGGCCGCGTGCTGGCGCTGGGCGAGCGCGACTGCTCGGTGCAGCGGCGCAACCAGAAGGTGATCGAGGAAACGCCCGCGCCGCACCTGCCGGCCGCGACCCGCGCGGCGCTGCTGGCGGCGGCGGTCAAGCTGGGCGAGTCGGTGGCCTACCGCTCGGCCGGCACGGTCGAATTCATCTACGATCCGGCGCGCGACAGCTTCTACTTCCTGGAGGTCAATACCCGCCTGCAGGTGGAGCACCCGGTGACCGAGGCGGTGACCGGGCTGGACCTGATCGAATGCATGCTGCGCGTGGCGGCGGGCGAACCGTTGGACCTGGCCGCGATGTCGCGCGCGCCGCAAGGCGCATCGATCGAGGTGCGGCTGTACGCCGAGGATCCGCTGCGCCAGTTCCAGCCGTCGCCCGGCGTGCTGACCGAGGTGCATTTTCCGGCCGGCGTGCGGCTCGATGGCTGGGTCGAGACGGGCACCGAGGTGCCGGCGTTCTACGACCCGATGCTGGCCAAGCTGATCGTGCACGCCGACACTCGCGAGGCCGCGCTCGACAAGCTGGCCGATGCGCTCGCGCACACCCGCCTGCACGGCATCGCCACCAACCTCGATTACCTGCGCCAGATCGTGGCCGACGCGCGCTTTCGCGCCGGGCAGCTGTCGACGCGCTTCCTGGAAGGCTTCACCTACCGGCCCGCGGCCATCGAGGTGCTGGAGGCCGGCACCTACACCAGCGTGCAGGACTACCCGGGCCGCACCGGCTATTGGGACATCGGCGTGCCGCCGTCGGGGCCGATGGACGACTACGCCTTCCGCCTGGCCAACCGTATCGTCGGCAACGCGCCCGACGCCGCCGGCATCGAGGCCACGCTGGTCGGGCCGACGCTGCGCTTTCATGGCGACGCCATCGTCGCGCTGACCGGCGCCGAGTGCGCCGCCACGCTCGATGGCGAACCGGTGCCGATGTGGCGGCCGGTCACGGTGCGCTCGGGCCAGGTGCTGGCCACGGGCCGGGCGCTGTCCGGCTGCCGCACCTACCTGGCGGTGCGCAACGGGCTGGACGTGCCGGTCTACCTGGGCAGCCGCTCGACCTTCGCGCTGGGCCAGTTCGGCGGCCATGCCGGGCGCACGCTGCGGGTCGGCGACATGCTGCCGCTGGTGCGTCCCGACCTGCCAGCCGCCAATGCCGAGCCGCCCGTGAGCGCGCCGCAGGCGGCGCCGGCCGAATTGATCCCGGCCTATGGCAACACCTGGGAGATCGGCGTGCTGTACGGCCCGCATGGCGCGCCGGACTTCTTCCGTCCCGAAGCCATCGAGGCCTTCTTCGCCGCCGACTGGGAGGTGCACTACAACTCCAACCGCCTTGGCGTGCGGCTGACGGGCCCCAAACCGACCTGGGCGCGCGAGAACGGCGGCGAGGCCGGCCTGCATCCGTCCAACATCCATGACTGCGAATACGCCATCGGCAGCATCAACTTCACCGGCGACAGCCCGGTGATCCTGACGCGTGATGGCCCGAGCCTGGGCGGTTTCGTCTGCCCGGTGACGATCGCGCGCGCCGAGCTGTGGAAGGTGGGGCAGGTCAAGCCGGGCGACCGCATCCGCTTCGTGCGCATCGACTACGCCGAGGCGGTGGCGCGCGAGGCGGCGCAGGATAGCAGCGTGGCGAGGCTGCAGGCGGTGGCGCCGCGGGCCACCGCGCCGGCCGCGCCGCCCGCCACGGCCTCCGAAACCATCATCGCCGCGCTGCCGGCGACAGGCAGCCGCCCGTCGGTGTCGTACCGCCAGGCGGGCGACGGCTACCTGCTGCTGGAGTACGGCGACAACGTGCTCGACCTGGCGCTGCGCATGCGCATCCACCTGTTGATGGAAGCGCTGGCCGCGCAGCCGATCGACGGCGTGCGCGAGCTGTCGCCGGGCGTGCGCTCGCTGCAGATCCGCTACGACAGCCGCGTGATCCTGCAGCAGGCGCTGATCGCGCGGCTGCTGGAAATCGAATCGCAACTGGCCGACGTGGCGACGCTGAAAGTGCCGACCCGCGTGGTCTACCTGCCCATGGCGTTCGAGGACTCGGCCACGCTGGGCGCAGTGCAGCGCTACCAGGAAACCGTGCGCGCCAGCGCGCCGTGGCTGCCGAACAATGTCGACTTCATCCAGCGCATCAATGGCCTGGCCAGCCGCGAGGACGTGCGCCGCATCGTGTTCGACGCCAGCTATCTCATCATGGGCCTGGGCGATGTCTACCTGGGCGCGCCGTGCGCGGTGCCGATCGACCCGCGCCACCGCCTGCTGACGTCCAAGTACAACCCGGCGCGCACCTTCACGGCCGAGGGCACGGTGGGCATCGGCGGCGTCTACATGTGCATCTACGGCATGGACTCGCCCGGCGGCTACCAGCTGGTGGGCCGCACGCTGCCGATCTGGAACAAGTTCCTGAAGAACCCGGTGTTCCAGGATGGCAAGCCGTGGCTGCTGCGCTTTTTCGACCAGGTGCGCTTCTATCCGGTGAGCGAGGCCGAGCTGGATACGCTGCGCGAGGATTTCCGCGAAGGCCGCGCCACGGTGCGGATCGAGGAGGAGGTGTTCGACTTCGCCGCGCACCAGCGCTTCCTGGCCGGCGAGGCCGATAGCATCGGCGCGTTCCAGGCGCGCCAGAAGACGGCGTTCGACGCCGAGGTGGCGCTGTGGAAGCACGAGGACGTGGCGGTGGCGCCGGTCGAGGCCGCGCCCGAAACCGAGACCGCGCTGCGCGAGGGCGAACGGCTGGTCAGCGCCGACATGTGCGGCAATGTCTGGAAGATCCCGGTGCAGGTGGGCCAGAGCGTGGCGGCCGGCGACACGCTGGTGGTGGTGGAAGCCATGAAGATGGAGCTGTCGGTGATCGCGCCGGTGTCGGGCACGGTGACGGCGATCCGCTGCGTGCCGGGCAAGCCGGTGAATGCCGGCGACGCGCTGCTGGTGCTGGCCGAGGACGCCACGTGCCCCGTGACCTGA
- a CDS encoding Bug family tripartite tricarboxylate transporter substrate binding protein — MAFPTRSTLCAAALCLVLGSPAAHAEFPERAITMVVPTAAGGGNDTLARVIGQKMGELLGQTVIVVNKPGAQGAIAADYVARQPADGYTLMLGYIGTHGINPALQKLNYDPVRDFTAIGMVADSPTLMVVSSSIGVQDVPGLLKYGQAHPDGLSYASAGPGTAPAVAGELFNRATGAAMLEIPYKGSAPAMTDTLAGVTQVMFPSLFSAYPHLKSGKIRALGVAGTRRAKVLPDMPTLAELGVQGVDVAQWYAVFAPANADPQVVARLNTALNGALNDPAVAGKIDDQGAEVRTSTPAELAAFVREEAVKWKRLASTIHAAL, encoded by the coding sequence ATGGCTTTTCCCACCCGCAGCACCCTGTGCGCCGCCGCGCTTTGCCTGGTCCTGGGCAGCCCGGCCGCGCACGCCGAATTTCCCGAACGCGCCATCACCATGGTGGTGCCCACCGCCGCCGGCGGCGGCAACGACACCCTGGCCCGCGTGATCGGGCAGAAGATGGGCGAACTGCTGGGCCAGACCGTCATCGTGGTCAACAAGCCCGGCGCGCAGGGCGCCATCGCGGCCGACTACGTGGCGCGCCAGCCGGCCGACGGCTACACCCTGATGCTGGGCTACATCGGCACGCACGGCATCAACCCGGCGCTGCAGAAGCTCAACTACGATCCGGTGCGCGACTTCACAGCGATCGGCATGGTGGCCGACTCGCCCACGCTGATGGTGGTGTCCAGCAGCATCGGCGTGCAGGACGTGCCGGGCCTGCTCAAGTACGGCCAGGCCCATCCCGACGGCCTGAGCTACGCCTCGGCCGGTCCGGGCACGGCGCCGGCGGTGGCGGGCGAACTGTTCAACCGCGCCACCGGCGCGGCCATGCTGGAGATTCCCTACAAGGGCTCGGCGCCCGCCATGACGGACACGCTGGCCGGCGTCACCCAGGTCATGTTTCCCAGCCTGTTCAGCGCCTATCCGCACCTGAAGTCGGGCAAGATCCGCGCGCTGGGCGTGGCCGGCACGCGCCGCGCCAAGGTGCTGCCCGACATGCCGACGCTGGCCGAACTGGGCGTGCAGGGCGTGGACGTGGCGCAGTGGTACGCGGTGTTCGCGCCCGCCAACGCCGACCCGCAGGTGGTCGCCAGGCTGAACACCGCGCTCAATGGCGCACTGAACGACCCGGCCGTGGCCGGCAAGATCGACGACCAGGGCGCCGAGGTGCGCACCAGCACGCCGGCCGAGCTTGCCGCGTTCGTGCGCGAAGAGGCCGTCAAGTGGAAGCGGCTGGCGTCGACGATCCACGCGGCGCTGTGA
- the atzF gene encoding allophanate hydrolase produces MNAVATQKGPIGWTIAQWLSAYDADGATPETLLLPLAAAPGDAADNAWITRVDAPVLARQLDDLRLLLAAAGGDRARLPLYGVPFAIKDNIDAAGWPTTAACPAFAYTPDEDATVVRRLRAAGAILIGKTNLDQFATGLVGTRSPHGAVANSFNPDYISGGSSSGSASVVARGLVAFSLGTDTAGSGRVPAGFNNIVGLKPTKGWLSTAGVVPACRTQDCVSIFALTVDDAERVAGIAGGYDEHDPYSRAQPAGAAAPWPATPRLAVPDRLEFFGDAQAAAAFEAAVQALKAGGAEVQAIDFAPYAELAALLYQGPWVAERFAAVEALWRDKPEAIHPVVRGIVEGAANYDALDAFKAEYRRAELTRRIHQSLQGFDALVVPTSPSIYTIAQLQADPVRLNTQLGIYTNFANLADLSALALPAGMRGDGLPAGITLIGMAWQDRALARFGRQWQAQRGLPLGATGQPLPPMGPPAADPELLRVAVVGAHLTGMPLNHQLTSRRAVLVEKTRTAADYRLYALANTTPPKPGLVKSDSGAPIEVELWDIPLAAFGAFVAEIPAPLGIGTLTLHDGRQVKGFICEPRGLAGARDITAFGGWRAYLASLNATPR; encoded by the coding sequence ATGAATGCCGTAGCAACGCAGAAGGGCCCCATCGGTTGGACGATCGCGCAATGGCTGTCGGCCTATGACGCCGACGGGGCCACGCCCGAAACGCTGTTGCTGCCGCTGGCCGCCGCGCCGGGCGACGCCGCCGACAACGCCTGGATCACGCGGGTCGACGCGCCGGTGCTGGCGCGCCAGCTCGACGACCTGCGCCTGCTGCTGGCCGCCGCCGGCGGCGACCGCGCCCGCCTGCCGCTGTACGGCGTGCCGTTCGCCATCAAGGACAACATCGACGCGGCCGGCTGGCCGACCACGGCGGCCTGCCCCGCGTTCGCCTACACGCCGGACGAAGACGCGACCGTGGTGCGGCGCCTGCGCGCGGCCGGCGCCATCCTGATCGGCAAGACCAACCTCGACCAGTTCGCCACGGGCCTGGTCGGCACCCGCTCGCCGCACGGCGCGGTGGCCAACAGCTTCAACCCCGACTACATCAGCGGCGGCTCCAGCTCGGGGTCGGCCTCGGTGGTGGCGCGCGGGCTGGTGGCGTTTTCGCTGGGCACCGACACCGCGGGCTCGGGCCGGGTGCCGGCGGGCTTCAACAACATCGTCGGCCTCAAGCCGACCAAGGGCTGGCTCAGCACCGCGGGCGTGGTGCCGGCCTGCCGCACGCAGGACTGCGTGTCGATCTTCGCGCTGACGGTGGACGACGCCGAGCGCGTGGCCGGCATCGCCGGCGGCTATGACGAGCATGATCCCTATTCGCGCGCGCAGCCGGCCGGCGCCGCCGCGCCCTGGCCCGCCACGCCGCGGCTGGCCGTGCCCGACCGGCTGGAGTTCTTCGGCGACGCCCAGGCCGCCGCCGCGTTCGAGGCCGCGGTGCAGGCGCTCAAGGCCGGCGGCGCCGAGGTCCAGGCCATCGACTTCGCGCCGTATGCCGAGCTGGCGGCGCTGCTGTACCAGGGGCCGTGGGTGGCCGAGCGTTTCGCCGCGGTCGAGGCGCTGTGGCGCGACAAGCCCGAGGCCATCCACCCGGTGGTGCGCGGCATCGTCGAGGGCGCGGCCAACTACGACGCGCTCGACGCCTTCAAGGCCGAGTACCGCCGCGCCGAACTGACGCGCCGCATCCACCAGTCGCTGCAAGGCTTCGACGCGCTGGTGGTGCCGACCTCGCCGTCGATCTACACCATCGCGCAGTTGCAGGCCGACCCGGTGCGGCTCAATACGCAACTGGGCATCTACACCAACTTCGCCAACCTGGCCGACCTGTCGGCGCTGGCGCTGCCGGCCGGCATGCGCGGCGACGGCCTGCCGGCCGGCATCACGCTGATCGGCATGGCGTGGCAGGACCGCGCGCTGGCGCGTTTCGGCCGCCAATGGCAGGCGCAGCGCGGGCTGCCGCTGGGCGCCACGGGCCAGCCGCTGCCGCCGATGGGGCCGCCCGCCGCCGACCCGGAACTGCTGCGCGTGGCCGTGGTGGGCGCGCACCTGACCGGCATGCCCCTGAACCATCAACTGACCTCGCGCCGCGCGGTGCTGGTGGAAAAGACCCGCACCGCCGCCGACTACCGGCTCTACGCGCTGGCCAACACCACGCCGCCCAAGCCGGGCCTGGTGAAGTCCGACAGCGGCGCGCCGATCGAGGTGGAGCTGTGGGACATCCCGCTGGCGGCGTTCGGCGCCTTCGTGGCCGAGATCCCCGCGCCGCTGGGCATCGGCACGCTGACGCTGCATGACGGCCGCCAGGTCAAGGGTTTCATCTGCGAGCCGCGCGGCCTGGCCGGCGCCCGCGACATCACCGCCTTCGGCGGCTGGCGCGCCTACCTCGCCAGCCTGAACGCCACCCCCCGCTAA
- a CDS encoding 4-oxalomesaconate tautomerase: METIIPCVLMRGGTSRGPFFLSDWLPADPAERDRLLLQAMGSPHALQVDGLGGGNSLTSKVAIVSRSTRPDCDIDYLFAQVSVDRASVDTRPNCGNMLSGAAPFAIDEGLIAAADGETAVRVHNVNTGAVIEAVVQTPGGRLTYEGEARIDGVPGVAAPVRLNFLDAWGAVTGRLFPSGQRQETVDGVAATLIDAAMPMVLLRAADFGLRGDESPAELDAHPALLARLERIRREAGARMGLGDVSNSVIPKPVLLAPGGDPAILSIRSRYFTPHACHRAHAATGAVGVAAAFLMPGTVAHDCGGPAPRPGYRGVRIEHPSGGMDIDVRLDDASGEVRAAGLVRTARKIMKGLLYVPGRYVPAREERAIRPQPAHAALAA, encoded by the coding sequence ATGGAAACGATCATCCCTTGCGTACTGATGCGCGGCGGCACCTCCCGCGGCCCCTTCTTCCTCAGCGACTGGCTGCCCGCCGATCCCGCCGAGCGCGACCGGCTGCTGCTGCAGGCCATGGGCTCGCCCCACGCGCTGCAGGTCGACGGCCTGGGCGGCGGCAATTCGCTGACCAGCAAGGTCGCGATCGTGTCGCGCTCGACCCGGCCGGACTGCGACATCGACTATCTGTTCGCGCAGGTCTCGGTGGACCGCGCCAGCGTCGACACCCGTCCCAACTGCGGCAACATGCTGTCGGGCGCCGCGCCCTTCGCCATCGACGAGGGCCTGATCGCCGCGGCCGACGGCGAAACCGCGGTGCGGGTGCACAATGTCAACACCGGCGCCGTGATCGAGGCGGTGGTGCAGACGCCGGGCGGCCGCCTGACCTACGAAGGCGAGGCGCGCATCGACGGCGTGCCGGGCGTGGCCGCGCCGGTGCGCCTGAACTTCCTGGACGCCTGGGGCGCGGTCACCGGCCGCCTGTTCCCCAGCGGCCAACGGCAGGAAACCGTGGACGGCGTGGCCGCCACGCTGATCGACGCGGCCATGCCGATGGTGCTGTTGCGCGCCGCCGACTTCGGCCTGCGCGGCGACGAATCGCCGGCCGAGCTGGACGCCCACCCGGCGCTGCTGGCTCGCCTGGAGCGCATCCGCCGCGAGGCCGGCGCCCGCATGGGCCTGGGCGATGTGTCGAACAGCGTCATCCCCAAGCCGGTGCTGCTGGCGCCCGGCGGCGATCCGGCCATCCTGTCCATCCGCTCGCGCTACTTCACGCCGCACGCCTGCCACCGCGCCCATGCCGCCACCGGCGCCGTCGGCGTGGCCGCGGCCTTTCTCATGCCGGGCACCGTGGCGCATGACTGCGGCGGGCCGGCGCCGCGGCCAGGCTACCGCGGCGTGCGCATCGAGCACCCGTCGGGCGGCATGGACATCGATGTCAGGCTGGACGACGCCAGCGGCGAAGTGCGGGCCGCCGGGCTGGTGCGCACCGCGCGCAAGATCATGAAGGGCCTGCTGTACGTGCCGGGGCGCTACGTGCCGGCGCGGGAGGAACGCGCGATCCGGCCGCAGCCGGCGCACGCCGCGCTGGCGGCCTAG
- a CDS encoding RNA polymerase sigma factor yields MRADDEAAILACIPSLRRYARGLTGDPHRADDLVQDTLERAWSRYSRWQRRGELRAWMFGIMHNHFIDGVRANHRQAEQAGAGDLPDVPVRATQTDHLEVRDLDRCLQGLPAEQREVLLLVCVEDLSYQETAQVLGVPIGTVMSRLSRARERLGALMQGQEPASRLHRVK; encoded by the coding sequence ATGCGCGCCGACGACGAAGCCGCGATCCTGGCTTGCATCCCCAGCCTGCGGCGCTACGCCCGCGGGCTGACGGGCGACCCGCACCGGGCCGACGACCTGGTGCAGGACACGCTCGAACGCGCCTGGAGCCGCTATTCGCGCTGGCAGCGCCGCGGCGAGCTGCGGGCCTGGATGTTCGGCATCATGCATAACCATTTCATCGACGGCGTGCGCGCCAACCACCGGCAGGCCGAACAGGCCGGCGCGGGCGACCTGCCCGACGTGCCGGTGCGCGCCACGCAGACCGACCACCTGGAGGTGCGCGACCTGGACCGCTGCCTGCAAGGCCTGCCGGCCGAGCAGCGCGAAGTGCTGCTGCTGGTGTGCGTGGAAGACCTGTCGTACCAGGAAACCGCGCAGGTGCTGGGCGTGCCGATCGGCACGGTCATGTCGCGCCTGTCGCGCGCCCGCGAACGGCTGGGCGCCCTGATGCAAGGCCAGGAACCCGCCAGCCGGCTCCATCGCGTGAAATGA